A DNA window from Ornithinimicrobium humiphilum contains the following coding sequences:
- a CDS encoding glycosyltransferase family 4 protein has protein sequence MREFLLVLLTAAVVTYLATPLVRRLALATGAITAVRDRDVHTVPIPRLGGVAMLVGFAAAVALGEQLPYLGQLFDSSPQLWGVLLAAAIITLLGALDDIRELDWMTKLAGQVIAGGVMAFFGVQLLSLPIGGVTVLPEPVMVTLTILVVVISTNAVNFIDGLDGLAAGVVLIAASAFFGWSYLVSANFDPPNVFSMATFISAALIGVCAGFLPHNFHPARLFMGDAGALLLGLLLAAATISMTGSVDPSSSLASASAAAALLLPLAIPVAILGLPFVDMVLAVLRRTRAGQLPWKPDRGHLHHRMLDIGHSHRRAVLLLYLWAALIAVGSVSFAYLPAWVSGIGILLLLVVAIVLTRRPWQGGPRASPPAVSPDGQTL, from the coding sequence GTGCGCGAGTTCCTACTGGTGCTGCTGACCGCGGCGGTCGTGACCTACCTGGCGACCCCGCTGGTCCGGCGCCTCGCCCTCGCCACCGGCGCCATCACCGCCGTCCGCGACCGGGACGTGCACACGGTGCCGATCCCGCGCCTGGGCGGCGTCGCCATGCTCGTGGGCTTCGCCGCCGCCGTGGCGCTGGGGGAGCAGCTGCCCTATCTCGGACAGCTCTTCGACTCCTCGCCCCAGCTCTGGGGCGTGCTGCTCGCCGCCGCGATCATCACCCTCCTGGGCGCGCTCGACGACATCCGCGAGCTGGACTGGATGACCAAGCTCGCCGGGCAGGTCATCGCCGGCGGCGTCATGGCGTTCTTCGGCGTCCAGCTGCTCTCCCTGCCCATCGGCGGGGTCACGGTGCTGCCCGAGCCGGTCATGGTGACGCTGACGATCCTCGTCGTCGTCATCTCGACCAACGCCGTCAACTTCATCGACGGCCTCGACGGGCTCGCGGCCGGGGTGGTCCTCATCGCGGCCTCGGCCTTCTTCGGCTGGTCCTACCTGGTGAGCGCCAACTTCGACCCGCCCAACGTCTTCTCGATGGCCACCTTCATCAGCGCGGCGCTCATCGGAGTGTGCGCGGGCTTCTTGCCGCACAACTTCCACCCCGCCCGCCTCTTCATGGGCGACGCGGGGGCGCTGCTGCTGGGCCTGCTGCTGGCCGCGGCCACGATCTCGATGACGGGCTCGGTCGACCCGAGCTCCTCGCTCGCCAGCGCCTCCGCCGCGGCCGCGCTGCTGCTGCCGCTGGCGATCCCGGTCGCCATCCTGGGGCTGCCCTTCGTCGACATGGTCCTGGCGGTGCTGCGCCGCACCCGCGCCGGTCAGCTGCCCTGGAAGCCCGACCGCGGCCACCTGCACCACCGCATGCTCGACATCGGCCACAGCCACCGCCGGGCGGTGCTCCTCCTCTACCTCTGGGCCGCCCTCATCGCGGTCGGCTCGGTGTCCTTCGCCTACCTCCCCGCGTGGGTCTCGGGCATCGGCATCCTGCTGCTCCTCGTGGTCGCGATCGTGCTCACGCGGCGGCCCTGGCAGGGTGGGCCGAGGGCCTCCCCACCTGCGGTTTCGCCGGACGGACAGACCTTGTGA
- the atpB gene encoding F0F1 ATP synthase subunit A, whose amino-acid sequence MSATATAAGLIVPMAEDSHFPPTPGDFWQPLFAIPGTDYYFTRPMLLLAIATVVLMAWLWLTTRRAAIVPSKSQWVTEQVYNFARNGVARDMIGSKDFLPFVPFIFSLFTFILLNNLFGIIPPFQNPTMARVGFPIALTLIVYVVYHWVGIRKQGGVGKYLGSLLPGGLPGWIKPFILLLELITFFITRPLTLALRLFGNMFAGHMLLVVFIIGGWYLFKTYDPALMAVAIPAWILGVALTAFEGLVQFLQAYVFALLAASYIGGALADEH is encoded by the coding sequence GTGAGCGCGACCGCTACGGCCGCTGGGCTGATCGTGCCGATGGCCGAGGATTCCCACTTCCCGCCCACGCCGGGTGACTTCTGGCAGCCCCTGTTCGCCATCCCGGGCACGGACTACTACTTCACCCGGCCGATGCTGCTGCTGGCCATCGCCACCGTGGTCCTCATGGCCTGGCTGTGGCTGACCACCCGCCGCGCGGCCATCGTGCCGTCGAAGAGCCAGTGGGTGACCGAGCAGGTCTACAACTTCGCCCGCAACGGCGTGGCCCGCGACATGATCGGCAGCAAGGACTTCCTGCCCTTCGTGCCGTTCATCTTCTCGCTGTTCACCTTCATCCTGCTCAACAACCTGTTCGGCATCATCCCGCCGTTCCAGAACCCCACGATGGCGCGCGTCGGCTTCCCGATCGCCCTGACGCTCATCGTGTACGTGGTCTACCACTGGGTGGGCATCCGCAAGCAGGGCGGCGTGGGCAAGTACCTCGGCTCGCTGCTCCCGGGCGGTCTCCCCGGCTGGATCAAGCCGTTCATCCTGCTGCTCGAGCTGATCACCTTCTTCATCACGCGGCCGCTCACGCTGGCCCTGCGACTCTTCGGCAACATGTTCGCCGGCCACATGCTGCTGGTGGTCTTCATCATCGGCGGCTGGTACCTCTTCAAGACCTACGACCCGGCGCTCATGGCCGTCGCGATCCCCGCGTGGATCCTCGGCGTCGCGCTGACCGCCTTCGAGGGCCTGGTCCAGTTCCTCCAGGCCTACGTCTTCGCCCTCCTGGCCGCCTCCTACATCGGTGGCGCCCTGGCGGACGAGCACTGA
- a CDS encoding ATP synthase F0 subunit C, giving the protein MTGDITLLGYGVSAIGPAIAVGLIFAAYINGVARQPEAQGKLQPIAILGFALAEALAIFGLVLFFIAFFVS; this is encoded by the coding sequence GTGACTGGTGACATCACCCTTCTCGGCTACGGCGTGTCCGCCATCGGCCCGGCCATCGCCGTGGGTCTGATCTTCGCTGCCTACATCAACGGCGTCGCCCGCCAGCCCGAGGCGCAGGGCAAGCTGCAGCCGATCGCCATCCTGGGCTTCGCGCTCGCCGAGGCGCTGGCCATCTTCGGCCTGGTCCTCTTCTTCATCGCGTTCTTCGTCAGCTGA
- a CDS encoding F0F1 ATP synthase subunit B: MGAGEDAVPILPYLPELVFGLIVFGLFYFFVAKKIVPSLEKVYAERTAAIEGGMQAAEQAQAEAAAAKKQYEDQLGEARAEAARIREQAKEQGAQIVAEMRGQAQAEAARITETAHKQIEAERQQALVQLRGEVGEISTALASKIVGESLEEEARQRGIVDRFLADLEAGSVRPEKLGANGEQGSL; encoded by the coding sequence ATGGGCGCCGGGGAGGACGCCGTCCCGATCCTGCCCTACCTGCCGGAGCTCGTCTTCGGTCTGATCGTCTTCGGCCTGTTCTACTTCTTCGTCGCGAAGAAGATCGTGCCCAGCCTCGAGAAGGTCTACGCCGAGCGCACGGCCGCGATCGAGGGCGGGATGCAGGCTGCCGAGCAGGCCCAGGCCGAGGCGGCTGCCGCGAAGAAGCAGTACGAGGACCAGCTGGGCGAGGCCCGCGCCGAGGCCGCTCGCATCCGCGAGCAGGCCAAGGAGCAGGGTGCCCAGATCGTCGCGGAGATGCGGGGCCAGGCGCAGGCCGAGGCCGCTCGCATCACCGAGACGGCCCACAAGCAGATCGAGGCCGAGCGTCAGCAGGCCCTGGTCCAGCTGCGTGGTGAGGTGGGCGAGATCTCCACGGCCCTGGCGAGCAAGATCGTCGGGGAGTCGCTGGAGGAGGAGGCCCGTCAGCGCGGGATCGTCGACCGCTTCCTGGCCGACCTCGAGGCCGGCTCGGTCCGCCCGGAGAAGCTGGGCGCGAACGGCGAGCAGGGTTCCCTGTGA
- a CDS encoding F0F1 ATP synthase subunit delta: MNTGYRRAYQEAASALEQVLQAGDGTRLAEELWAVATTVDANPVLRRNLGDPSREGQDKAALAERLLSGKIHDEALAVVRAVVAQRWPEPADLVSALEQLAVEANLAHAQGLGRLGQVEDELFRFGRIVEATPDLQAALSNRRADAGSKATLVDRLLSVKTAPETVRLAKMAVASTRGRRFDHALKAYLEQAAARQDQVTATVVSAVPLTPEQHDRLARTLSAQYGRQVHTNVVIDEDVVGGIRVEIGDEVIDGTVRHRLADARRRMTS, translated from the coding sequence GTGAACACCGGCTACCGCAGGGCCTACCAGGAGGCCGCCTCGGCCCTCGAGCAGGTGCTGCAGGCCGGCGACGGGACCCGCCTGGCGGAGGAGCTGTGGGCGGTGGCCACGACCGTGGACGCCAACCCGGTGCTGCGCCGCAACCTCGGGGACCCGTCCCGCGAGGGGCAGGACAAGGCCGCGCTGGCCGAGCGTCTGCTCTCGGGCAAGATCCACGACGAGGCCCTGGCGGTCGTCCGGGCCGTCGTCGCCCAGCGCTGGCCCGAGCCCGCTGACCTGGTCAGCGCGCTCGAGCAGCTGGCCGTCGAGGCCAACCTCGCCCACGCCCAGGGCCTCGGCCGTCTGGGCCAGGTCGAGGACGAGCTGTTCCGTTTCGGTCGGATCGTCGAGGCGACGCCCGACCTGCAGGCCGCGCTGAGCAACCGGCGCGCCGACGCGGGCAGCAAGGCGACGCTCGTCGACCGGCTGCTGTCGGTCAAGACGGCGCCGGAGACGGTCCGCCTGGCCAAGATGGCGGTCGCCAGCACCCGCGGGCGCCGCTTCGACCACGCGCTGAAGGCCTACCTGGAGCAGGCGGCTGCCCGCCAGGACCAGGTCACGGCCACCGTCGTCAGCGCGGTGCCGCTCACCCCCGAGCAGCACGACCGGCTGGCACGCACGCTCAGCGCGCAGTACGGCCGCCAGGTCCACACCAACGTGGTCATCGACGAGGACGTCGTCGGTGGCATCCGGGTGGAGATCGGCGACGAGGTCATCGACGGCACGGTCCGCCACCGGCTGGCCGACGCCCGCCGGCGGATGACCAGCTGA